Proteins encoded within one genomic window of Nitrospirota bacterium:
- a CDS encoding ABC transporter ATP-binding protein has translation MDIVTAQNLIKDYNGLRAVDGIDFAIQQGECFGFLGPNGAGKTTVMRIISCFMPPTSGTVTVFGRDVTVEQSDIKARLGIMPQDDNLDPDLSVTENLVVYARYFDIKKKGSMRLVRELLEFAELQDKANAKIDQLSGGMKHRLLLARSLVNNPEILLLDEPTTGLDPHSRRAVWDKLNTLKFQNTTLLLTTHYMEEAEKLCDRVAIMDSGKIVTIDSPANLMVLHGGNLEGVYLKLTGRSLAD, from the coding sequence ATGGACATCGTCACTGCACAAAATCTCATAAAAGACTACAACGGCCTTCGCGCCGTCGATGGTATCGACTTTGCCATTCAACAGGGTGAGTGCTTCGGCTTTCTTGGCCCGAACGGGGCAGGGAAGACCACGGTCATGCGCATCATTTCCTGTTTCATGCCGCCGACGTCGGGCACGGTCACGGTCTTCGGCAGGGACGTTACTGTTGAGCAGAGCGACATCAAAGCCCGTCTCGGCATCATGCCGCAGGATGACAACCTCGACCCTGATCTATCCGTGACCGAGAACCTCGTTGTGTATGCGAGGTACTTTGATATCAAGAAGAAAGGCAGTATGCGGCTTGTCCGCGAGCTGCTTGAATTCGCGGAGCTCCAGGACAAGGCGAATGCAAAGATCGACCAGCTTTCCGGCGGCATGAAGCACCGGCTCCTGCTCGCCCGCTCGCTCGTGAACAACCCTGAGATCCTGCTCCTCGACGAACCCACGACCGGACTGGATCCGCACAGCAGGCGGGCGGTCTGGGACAAGCTGAACACGCTGAAATTCCAGAATACCACGCTCCTGCTCACGACCCATTACATGGAAGAAGCGGAGAAACTCTGCGATCGCGTAGCGATCATGGACTCGGGAAAGATCGTGACGATCGACTCTCCGGCGAACTTGATGGTACTGCACGGCGGCAACCTTGAAGGAGTGTATCTCAAACTGACGGGGAGGAGCCTTGCGGATTAA
- a CDS encoding PIN domain-containing protein — protein MDIPKVLLDTDVVVNWLVQELETQSGKELWKAPHEIVRRAENKSISAFISLTTLMEVRYLLRRKKAFSSSQVEEDLAEITSVIDVLIPDEISLLKANTLQAVYPLDPFDAIHLSLCMGLEPMTLVSRDSVFISLSKKLVLAQTPEEFIGSL, from the coding sequence ATGGATATCCCCAAGGTCCTCCTTGATACGGATGTTGTCGTCAACTGGCTGGTTCAGGAGCTTGAAACTCAATCTGGAAAAGAGCTCTGGAAAGCACCGCATGAAATCGTGCGGCGTGCTGAGAATAAGTCGATATCCGCTTTCATCTCTTTGACGACCCTCATGGAAGTCCGGTATCTTCTGCGGAGAAAGAAGGCTTTTTCGTCAAGCCAGGTAGAGGAAGATCTTGCCGAAATCACCTCAGTCATTGATGTTCTAATTCCAGATGAAATCAGCCTGCTTAAGGCAAATACCTTACAGGCGGTGTACCCTTTGGATCCCTTTGATGCAATCCACCTTTCTCTCTGCATGGGACTGGAACCCATGACCCTCGTATCTCGTGACAGTGTCTTCATTTCTTTATCGAAAAAATTAGTCCTTGCACAGACTCCTGAAGAGTTCATCGGTTCTCTCTAA
- a CDS encoding tetratricopeptide repeat protein produces the protein MSYLNKIISLSVLLIVSACAAGKTPHPGIPDALSSRFTLTADDAEQGFKEGRDACKAGNAENALIIAHRISELYPDTPWYKRSLFLTEQALIQLDRPSEANASMLRVQAEYPELADYAVFLLADYHFAKARYSEAAALYEQVSERYPGSSLIARAAFKRGQALLESYAYPEAAVVFEEFLQNNPRSEFAPAAGLGLGRALTAEADLARAVRAYQDVWVRYPGDPNDQQVEKALSILKAGGVEIPELASAELYERGRNLFRISLHDKAVETFTKFLDKEPDSPDRPDALYRTGVSLYYLGKRGEASVILEKMIREYPSDERVSEALYWLGRSYSKLGDWDRGVQTFQKLLDDFPGSEWCDDALFLTGNIYREAGDMEKALQYYTRLVKEYSDSKFADSAIWWKAWWHYTSGDYVNAENTFQDLINRYPRSFLVNQARYWQGRTAEKREETAQAVGYYRQVLKKGPYTYYGHRAAERMAALGSEAGVQTNDAADTATAFVEAPFIDDEPDDFGRENEPALWTEEIMQMLSSEQPFRKIFELVHLDMKAEAAAELWSLKDKVPRRRIALMELSKVFFELGDYYRSLIIVLRGYERFLERPTPGMTDNLWLLAYPQGYWDSIVTYAGKFKQDPYFIAAIIREESQFRPDALSSAGARGLMQVMPATGKWAAQLNGLPEFDREKLFDSDTAINIGTWYVSHLMKQFRNNPLLVAAAYNAGPEAVQGWIAKNGSHGEWDLFVEMIPYAETRRYVKKVLRNYAEYKRIYAKTTGVAD, from the coding sequence ATGAGTTACCTAAATAAAATCATCTCACTTTCCGTGCTTCTGATAGTTTCAGCGTGTGCGGCCGGCAAGACGCCCCATCCCGGCATACCTGATGCGCTTTCTTCGAGATTCACGCTGACTGCTGACGATGCTGAACAAGGATTCAAGGAAGGCCGGGACGCTTGTAAAGCGGGAAACGCCGAGAACGCACTCATCATCGCGCACCGGATCAGTGAACTCTATCCGGATACTCCCTGGTATAAACGTTCATTGTTCCTTACGGAACAGGCACTCATCCAGCTTGACCGGCCCTCCGAGGCCAACGCGTCCATGCTCCGCGTGCAGGCGGAATATCCCGAGCTTGCCGACTACGCTGTCTTTCTGCTGGCGGATTATCACTTTGCCAAGGCCCGGTATTCGGAGGCGGCCGCCTTGTACGAGCAGGTGAGCGAGCGGTATCCCGGCAGTTCGCTTATCGCGCGCGCAGCGTTCAAGCGGGGCCAGGCGCTTCTCGAATCGTACGCCTATCCCGAGGCCGCAGTGGTCTTCGAGGAATTCCTGCAGAACAATCCACGCTCCGAATTCGCGCCTGCCGCCGGTCTGGGACTCGGACGCGCACTGACCGCGGAAGCGGACCTTGCGCGGGCAGTGCGGGCCTACCAGGATGTCTGGGTAAGATATCCCGGCGATCCGAACGACCAGCAGGTTGAAAAAGCACTTTCAATCCTTAAGGCAGGCGGTGTTGAAATCCCCGAACTCGCATCCGCAGAATTATACGAACGCGGCAGAAATCTGTTCCGGATCAGTCTGCATGACAAAGCAGTTGAGACCTTCACGAAATTTCTGGATAAAGAACCGGACTCCCCGGACCGGCCGGACGCGCTCTATCGCACCGGGGTATCGCTTTATTATCTCGGGAAACGGGGAGAGGCCTCGGTCATCCTTGAAAAAATGATACGGGAATATCCCTCCGATGAGAGGGTCTCCGAGGCGCTCTACTGGCTGGGGAGGTCTTACAGCAAGCTAGGCGACTGGGACCGGGGGGTGCAGACCTTCCAGAAACTTCTTGATGACTTCCCCGGGAGCGAATGGTGTGATGACGCACTATTCCTTACCGGTAACATCTACCGGGAAGCCGGTGATATGGAGAAGGCGCTTCAGTATTACACCAGACTGGTGAAAGAGTATTCCGACAGCAAGTTCGCGGACAGCGCCATCTGGTGGAAAGCATGGTGGCACTACACTTCCGGCGACTATGTGAACGCGGAAAACACCTTCCAGGACCTAATCAACCGCTATCCCCGATCGTTCCTGGTGAATCAGGCCCGCTACTGGCAGGGCAGGACAGCGGAAAAACGTGAAGAGACCGCCCAGGCAGTTGGATACTACAGGCAGGTTCTCAAGAAAGGCCCCTATACCTACTACGGGCATCGGGCAGCCGAACGAATGGCGGCGCTGGGATCTGAAGCGGGTGTACAGACAAACGATGCCGCCGATACGGCGACCGCGTTCGTTGAAGCCCCGTTTATTGATGACGAGCCGGATGATTTTGGACGTGAGAATGAGCCCGCTCTCTGGACGGAAGAAATAATGCAGATGCTCTCGTCGGAACAACCGTTCAGAAAGATCTTTGAGCTCGTGCATCTTGATATGAAGGCAGAGGCGGCAGCGGAATTGTGGTCGCTGAAGGACAAGGTGCCGAGAAGGCGCATCGCTCTCATGGAATTAAGCAAGGTTTTTTTCGAGCTGGGAGATTATTATCGCTCCCTTATCATCGTGCTTCGGGGTTACGAACGCTTTCTTGAGCGTCCGACACCCGGCATGACTGATAATCTGTGGCTCCTTGCTTATCCGCAGGGCTACTGGGACAGCATCGTCACGTATGCCGGAAAGTTCAAGCAGGACCCCTACTTTATAGCCGCCATTATCAGGGAGGAGAGCCAGTTCCGTCCCGATGCGCTCTCTTCCGCCGGAGCGCGGGGGCTGATGCAGGTGATGCCGGCCACCGGGAAGTGGGCCGCCCAGCTGAACGGGCTTCCAGAATTTGATCGGGAAAAGCTCTTTGACTCCGACACAGCCATCAATATCGGGACCTGGTATGTCAGTCATCTCATGAAACAGTTCCGGAACAACCCGCTCCTGGTTGCGGCGGCCTATAACGCGGGACCCGAGGCGGTCCAGGGATGGATCGCAAAGAACGGGTCGCACGGAGAGTGGGACTTGTTTGTCGAGATGATACCCTATGCCGAGACCAGACGCTATGTGAAAAAAGTGTTGCGTAACTATGCCGAATACAAGCGGATCTACGCCAAGACCACAGGAGTTGCGGATTAA
- a CDS encoding YkgJ family cysteine cluster protein — translation MSNNHTPVITIAGADASVLVETDLMQLTCGTRGCDSTCCKASAPIVLNPYEIALVCRESDMSYEDLLDVVDTERANGFPLVMLPRDPVCHFWTENGCRIYKARPLACRLFPIGRVYNDMQSRFVLPGQNLCDGLATEPAGTVDDYLKTQDAALQIRMADRWIDFVNEIEKLPLPDKPVTSVAFHLFVYSPDTPPAPSSGIADALTSPEERFILRLETALAQLPRFLCRS, via the coding sequence ATGTCAAACAATCATACGCCTGTCATAACGATCGCCGGCGCCGATGCCTCGGTGCTTGTGGAAACCGATCTCATGCAGCTGACGTGCGGGACCCGCGGCTGCGATTCCACCTGTTGCAAGGCGAGCGCTCCGATCGTCCTTAATCCCTACGAGATTGCACTCGTTTGCCGCGAAAGCGACATGAGCTATGAAGACCTGCTCGACGTTGTCGATACAGAGCGGGCAAACGGTTTTCCTCTGGTCATGCTGCCGCGTGACCCTGTTTGCCACTTCTGGACGGAGAACGGCTGCCGCATCTATAAGGCACGGCCGCTGGCATGCAGGCTCTTTCCGATAGGTCGCGTGTATAACGACATGCAGTCCAGGTTCGTCCTTCCGGGACAGAATCTTTGCGACGGTCTTGCGACTGAGCCCGCAGGAACCGTGGATGATTACCTAAAGACCCAGGATGCAGCCCTGCAGATCCGGATGGCGGACCGATGGATCGATTTTGTGAATGAGATCGAAAAGCTGCCGCTTCCGGATAAACCGGTCACCTCTGTTGCATTCCACCTGTTCGTCTACAGCCCTGACACACCGCCTGCTCCTTCCTCCGGGATCGCCGACGCATTAACCTCTCCTGAAGAACGCTTCATCCTGCGCCTTGAAACCGCGTTGGCCCAGTTGCCCCGCTTCCTTTGTCGTAGCTAA
- the secF gene encoding protein translocase subunit SecF has product MLQILHKTNIDFMGWKNVSFAVSGLLIALGIVGLIQVSRGKANLGIDFVGGTTMQLSFKEQMPVEKARAALDKNGFIGASIQQVGEGNKILIRLRESEGTSEKIQNLFRQEFPNNAFEVDSIMEIGPVIGKAVQRDALVAITVSMIAIILYIAFRFEFKFGVAAAIATMHDVFAVLGIFYILNWEINLLIVTALLTLAGYSLTDTVVVFDRIRENLKRNKKDALPQLVNYSINEVLSRTIITSLTVVIVLIPLVLFGGEVLHDFSLALLMGVIIGTYSSIFVASPILVVWQAKLGGRLITK; this is encoded by the coding sequence ATGCTTCAAATATTGCATAAGACAAATATCGATTTCATGGGCTGGAAAAACGTCTCATTTGCCGTCTCGGGCCTGCTGATCGCCCTCGGCATCGTCGGTCTGATCCAGGTCAGCCGGGGCAAGGCGAACCTCGGCATCGACTTTGTGGGCGGCACCACAATGCAACTCAGCTTCAAAGAACAGATGCCGGTGGAAAAAGCGCGCGCTGCCCTCGATAAGAACGGATTCATAGGCGCCTCAATCCAGCAGGTCGGAGAAGGGAACAAGATCCTGATCAGGCTCCGGGAGTCCGAGGGGACATCGGAAAAGATCCAGAACCTCTTCAGGCAGGAGTTCCCGAACAATGCCTTTGAGGTCGATAGCATCATGGAGATCGGGCCGGTGATAGGCAAGGCGGTCCAGCGCGACGCGCTCGTGGCCATCACGGTCTCGATGATAGCCATCATTCTCTATATCGCGTTCCGGTTCGAGTTCAAATTCGGCGTGGCAGCCGCTATTGCGACCATGCACGATGTTTTTGCCGTTCTCGGTATCTTCTACATTTTGAATTGGGAGATCAACCTGCTGATCGTGACCGCGCTGCTTACGCTTGCGGGTTATTCTCTCACGGACACGGTGGTGGTCTTCGACCGGATCAGGGAGAACCTGAAGCGCAACAAGAAGGATGCGTTGCCTCAGCTGGTGAACTACAGCATCAACGAAGTGCTGTCCCGGACGATCATCACTTCGCTCACGGTGGTCATCGTGCTCATCCCGCTCGTACTCTTCGGAGGAGAGGTGCTGCATGATTTCTCGCTTGCGTTGCTCATGGGCGTGATTATTGGGACCTATTCGTCGATTTTCGTGGCCAGCCCCATCCTGGTGGTGTGGCAGGCAAAGTTGGGCGGACGATTGATCACGAAGTGA
- the secD gene encoding protein translocase subunit SecD, with amino-acid sequence MKKSIQWRLALIALSVAVALFLFVPSTPLSAGLPDWWKQSVPKISLGLDLRGGSHLVMEVDTAKAVESSVDNIVADLQTTAASQKLAVVFSRSGQDITAKCDDAIAENVEKLVKGSYAIIDMKNQSKGEMVYAMKAAEVRRLKEWAVTQALERTRRRVDKYGVAEPAIYRQENDQIALQLPGVKNPQEAISFIKTAGRLEFKMLNTTDDAQKALAGEVPVDSELLYGEDVDESGKVIKRPYLVYSQTLLTGDRLKEAKVGIDQFNKPAISISFDNEGAKIFDRVTGDNVGKQLAIVLDGVVHSAPRIQDRISGGNAQITGNFTHDEAAKLAIVLRESLPAPMKIVQNVTVGPSLGQDSIDKGVKAALFGGAFVLIFMVVYYRMSGLIADYAVVLNMVLLLGAMALLNATLTLPGIAGIILTIGMGVDSNVLMFERIREEIRAGKQPRPAVDSGYDKAFLTILDSHVTTLITAGALFLFGTGAIKGFAVTLSLGIIINLYSALVGTKVIFDIINSKWKLEKLSI; translated from the coding sequence ATGAAGAAGAGTATTCAATGGAGACTGGCGCTCATCGCCCTTTCAGTCGCGGTCGCTCTGTTTTTGTTCGTGCCGTCAACGCCATTGTCGGCGGGGCTGCCGGACTGGTGGAAGCAGAGCGTGCCCAAGATCTCGCTGGGACTTGACCTCAGGGGCGGCAGCCACCTGGTGATGGAGGTGGATACTGCCAAGGCAGTGGAGTCATCCGTGGACAATATTGTGGCTGATCTCCAGACCACGGCGGCGTCGCAGAAGCTCGCAGTGGTCTTCAGCAGGTCGGGTCAGGACATCACCGCAAAATGCGACGATGCAATCGCCGAGAACGTCGAGAAACTCGTAAAAGGCAGCTATGCCATCATCGACATGAAAAACCAGTCCAAGGGCGAGATGGTCTATGCCATGAAAGCGGCCGAGGTCAGGCGGCTCAAGGAATGGGCTGTCACGCAGGCGCTTGAGCGCACCCGCCGGAGGGTGGACAAGTATGGTGTTGCAGAACCTGCCATCTACCGGCAGGAGAACGATCAGATCGCGCTGCAGCTTCCGGGCGTGAAAAACCCGCAGGAGGCGATCTCGTTCATCAAGACCGCCGGCAGGCTGGAGTTCAAGATGCTGAACACCACGGATGACGCGCAGAAGGCGCTGGCAGGCGAGGTCCCTGTTGACAGCGAACTGCTCTATGGCGAGGACGTGGACGAGAGCGGTAAGGTCATCAAGCGACCGTATCTCGTGTATAGTCAGACGCTCCTGACCGGCGACCGGTTGAAAGAGGCCAAGGTCGGCATCGACCAATTCAACAAGCCGGCGATCTCCATTTCATTCGACAACGAAGGAGCGAAGATCTTCGACCGCGTCACCGGAGACAACGTGGGCAAGCAGCTGGCCATCGTGCTTGACGGGGTGGTGCACTCCGCGCCGCGCATCCAGGACCGGATCAGCGGCGGCAACGCCCAGATCACCGGGAACTTTACGCATGACGAGGCCGCGAAGCTCGCGATCGTTTTGCGCGAATCGCTTCCGGCGCCCATGAAGATCGTGCAGAACGTGACCGTGGGCCCGTCTCTCGGCCAGGATTCCATCGACAAAGGCGTGAAAGCGGCGCTGTTCGGAGGAGCGTTCGTCCTCATTTTCATGGTTGTTTACTACCGGATGTCGGGGCTTATCGCGGACTATGCCGTGGTCCTGAACATGGTGCTGCTCCTGGGCGCCATGGCGCTCCTGAATGCAACGCTCACCCTGCCGGGCATCGCGGGCATCATCCTTACCATCGGCATGGGCGTGGACTCGAATGTGCTGATGTTCGAGCGCATTCGCGAGGAGATCCGCGCAGGCAAACAGCCGAGGCCCGCGGTCGACTCGGGCTACGACAAGGCGTTCCTGACGATCCTCGACTCGCATGTGACCACGCTTATCACGGCGGGAGCCCTGTTCCTGTTCGGTACGGGCGCCATTAAGGGATTCGCCGTGACGCTCAGTCTCGGCATCATCATCAACCTGTATTCCGCCCTTGTCGGCACCAAGGTGATCTTTGATATCATCAACTCGAAGTGGAAGCTGGAGAAATTGAGCATTTAA
- the yajC gene encoding preprotein translocase subunit YajC, translating into MFIATAYAMGAPGGDAAAQGGGGYQGIIMMVVIFAIFYFIMIRPQQKKMKEHKKMLDAIKKGDEIVTAGGIYGTVEGVNPDTLTVKIAEGVKIKVTRGSVGDVVKPEEGKK; encoded by the coding sequence ATGTTTATCGCAACAGCGTATGCAATGGGAGCGCCGGGAGGCGATGCGGCGGCCCAGGGAGGCGGCGGGTATCAGGGCATCATCATGATGGTCGTGATCTTCGCCATCTTCTACTTCATCATGATCCGCCCCCAGCAGAAGAAGATGAAAGAGCACAAAAAAATGCTGGATGCGATCAAGAAGGGCGACGAGATCGTCACGGCAGGCGGCATCTATGGCACGGTCGAGGGGGTGAATCCCGATACCCTCACGGTCAAGATCGCTGAAGGCGTTAAGATCAAGGTCACCCGCGGTTCGGTGGGGGATGTCGTGAAGCCGGAAGAAGGGAAGAAGTAG
- the tgt gene encoding tRNA guanosine(34) transglycosylase Tgt, with amino-acid sequence MTTSHGEVNTPVFMPVGTQATVKTLSPADLVDLGAEIILSNTYHLFLRPGHELIKELGGIQKFMGWNRPVLTDSGGFQVFSLAELRKITEEGVTFQSPLDGGAKHLITPEYAVEIQEALGADIIMAFDECTPYPATRDYAHESLERTLRWAKRCRDAKKDTGQALFGIVQGGIYPDLRKHSAEALVDTGFDGYAIGGLSVGETKPMMFEMLSATVPSLPGDQPRYLMGVGTPEDLVEGVDLGIDMFDCVMPTRNARNGTFFTSFGKVVIRNAQYECDHRPIDPGCGCYTCGNFTRAYLRHLFNASETLALRLGTIHNIYFYLNLMRNIRLSIGQGRFREFKKEFLTKRESQDSSIFVD; translated from the coding sequence ATGACGACCTCCCACGGCGAGGTCAATACCCCGGTGTTCATGCCCGTGGGCACGCAGGCCACGGTCAAGACGCTTTCGCCGGCGGACCTCGTGGACCTCGGCGCGGAGATCATCCTTTCGAACACGTACCATCTGTTCCTGAGGCCGGGTCATGAGCTGATCAAGGAGCTCGGCGGGATCCAGAAGTTCATGGGCTGGAATAGACCGGTCCTTACGGACAGCGGGGGGTTCCAGGTCTTCAGCCTTGCGGAACTCAGGAAGATCACGGAAGAGGGGGTTACGTTCCAGTCCCCCCTTGACGGCGGCGCCAAGCACCTGATTACGCCTGAGTACGCCGTGGAGATCCAGGAGGCGCTCGGCGCGGACATCATCATGGCCTTTGATGAGTGCACGCCGTACCCGGCGACCCGGGATTATGCCCATGAGTCGCTTGAGCGCACGCTTCGCTGGGCAAAACGATGCCGTGATGCGAAAAAAGACACGGGCCAGGCGCTGTTCGGCATAGTTCAGGGCGGGATCTACCCCGATCTTCGAAAGCACTCCGCGGAGGCGCTTGTTGATACAGGCTTCGACGGGTATGCGATCGGCGGACTGTCCGTGGGAGAGACCAAGCCCATGATGTTCGAAATGCTGTCGGCGACGGTCCCCTCGCTTCCCGGGGACCAGCCCCGGTATCTGATGGGGGTCGGGACGCCGGAAGACCTCGTGGAAGGGGTTGACCTCGGAATCGATATGTTCGACTGCGTGATGCCGACGCGGAACGCCCGGAACGGAACGTTCTTCACCTCGTTCGGCAAGGTGGTGATCAGGAACGCCCAATACGAATGTGATCATCGACCGATCGATCCCGGGTGCGGCTGTTATACCTGCGGGAACTTCACCAGGGCTTATTTGCGGCACCTGTTCAATGCAAGTGAGACATTGGCATTGCGGCTCGGGACGATCCATAATATTTATTTCTATCTCAACCTGATGCGAAACATCAGGCTGAGCATCGGGCAGGGGAGGTTCAGGGAATTCAAAAAAGAATTTTTAACCAAAAGAGAATCGCAGGACAGTTCAATCTTCGTTGACTGA
- the argS gene encoding arginine--tRNA ligase — protein MKQTLTEILLQALTRAKEKGELKLDTLPAITLDTPREKSHGDLATALAMTLAKPESRPPRKIAEIIIANIQDEDGIIAKTEIAGPGFINFTFKQDRWKKTLFDIDSEGPGYGLKNIGQGERVLLEFVSANPTGPLHVGHGRGAAIGDALGNLLAAVGYDVTREFYINDAGRQVRLLAQSVYARYQQALGNNVPFPDDGYHGSYIEEIAQGFITLHGKNYLNVPFEECVHQFGDYGKETMLADIRIDLESFGVRFDTWFSEAALLKDGSVQQSIDELMESRNCYEQDGALWLRSTTFGDDKDRVVTKKDKSYTYLATDIAYHRNKLGRGFTTLVNIWGADHHGYIPRVQAVIQAFGHPKDSLHVLLVQLVSILRHGQPVPMSKRAGNFVTLRDVVQDVGSGAARYIFLTRRSDSHLDFDLDIAKEQSRENPVYYVQYAHARIASLFREAETRNISIPKSDVVDLSLLDLEEERNIIKALAKYPEIIEEAALAYEPHRLTFYLQDLAGLLHNYYFKHRVITEDLNRTAVKLFLMKQVKTVIQSALKILGVNAPERM, from the coding sequence ATGAAACAAACCCTGACTGAAATCCTGCTCCAGGCCCTTACGCGGGCCAAAGAAAAGGGAGAACTGAAGCTCGACACGTTGCCGGCAATCACGCTTGACACCCCAAGGGAAAAGAGCCACGGAGACCTTGCCACAGCGCTTGCCATGACCCTGGCAAAGCCGGAGTCCAGGCCGCCCCGGAAGATCGCCGAGATCATTATTGCCAATATCCAGGACGAGGACGGGATCATCGCGAAGACCGAGATCGCGGGTCCCGGGTTTATCAATTTTACCTTTAAGCAGGACCGGTGGAAGAAGACGCTCTTTGACATAGATTCGGAAGGCCCCGGTTACGGACTGAAGAACATCGGCCAGGGAGAACGGGTGCTCCTGGAATTCGTGAGCGCGAACCCGACCGGACCCCTTCACGTCGGGCACGGCAGGGGCGCGGCGATCGGCGATGCCTTGGGGAATCTGCTTGCCGCGGTAGGGTATGATGTCACCCGGGAGTTCTACATTAATGATGCAGGCCGACAGGTCCGGCTTCTTGCCCAGTCGGTCTATGCGAGGTATCAGCAGGCGCTCGGCAACAATGTGCCGTTTCCCGACGACGGATACCACGGAAGCTACATCGAAGAGATCGCCCAGGGCTTCATCACGCTCCACGGCAAGAACTATCTGAATGTTCCCTTTGAGGAATGCGTTCACCAGTTCGGCGACTACGGAAAAGAAACGATGCTTGCCGACATCAGGATCGACCTTGAGTCCTTCGGCGTACGGTTCGACACCTGGTTCAGCGAGGCAGCGCTTCTCAAGGACGGCTCGGTGCAGCAGTCCATCGATGAACTGATGGAAAGCAGGAACTGCTATGAACAGGACGGTGCCCTGTGGCTGCGCTCGACCACCTTTGGCGACGATAAAGACCGAGTGGTGACGAAAAAGGACAAGAGCTACACCTATCTTGCCACGGACATCGCTTATCACCGGAACAAGCTTGGCCGGGGGTTCACGACGCTCGTGAACATCTGGGGAGCGGACCATCACGGCTATATCCCGCGCGTGCAGGCAGTGATCCAGGCCTTCGGCCATCCCAAAGATTCGCTCCATGTGCTGCTGGTCCAGCTTGTCTCGATCCTGCGCCACGGCCAGCCCGTGCCCATGTCGAAGCGGGCAGGGAACTTCGTGACGCTTCGGGACGTGGTGCAGGACGTGGGCAGCGGCGCGGCACGGTATATTTTTCTCACCCGGCGGTCCGACAGCCATCTGGACTTCGATCTCGACATTGCCAAGGAGCAGTCGCGGGAGAACCCGGTGTACTACGTGCAGTACGCGCACGCCCGGATCGCGAGCCTGTTCCGCGAGGCCGAGACCAGGAACATCAGTATCCCGAAGAGCGATGTTGTTGATCTTTCGCTGCTTGATCTCGAAGAAGAGCGGAACATCATCAAGGCGCTCGCGAAGTATCCGGAGATCATCGAAGAGGCGGCCCTGGCATACGAGCCGCACCGGCTGACGTTTTATCTCCAGGACCTCGCCGGTTTGCTGCATAACTATTATTTCAAGCACCGGGTCATTACCGAGGACCTCAACCGGACCGCCGTCAAGTTGTTCCTGATGAAACAGGTGAAGACGGTGATCCAGAGCGCGCTGAAGATCCTTGGCGTGAATGCGCCGGAGAGAATGTAG
- a CDS encoding bifunctional nuclease family protein: MNVNTILFDSRNSSYIVVLKDETGKKILPIWIGAAEGNSIALAMSNVKPARPLTHDLIVTIFDRLEVEIARVVISDLIENTFYASLYLLHNNKEFHIDSRPSDAIAIAIRINAPVFVEEEVIAKQDSTTLDTWMKNLGESGGTEYNA, from the coding sequence ATGAACGTAAATACCATCCTCTTCGACAGCAGAAACAGCAGTTATATCGTCGTTTTGAAGGATGAAACAGGAAAGAAGATCCTCCCGATCTGGATCGGGGCCGCGGAGGGAAACTCCATTGCCCTGGCCATGAGCAACGTCAAACCTGCCCGTCCCCTCACCCATGACCTGATCGTCACTATCTTCGACCGCCTGGAGGTCGAGATCGCCCGCGTGGTCATCAGCGACCTTATCGAGAATACGTTCTACGCATCGCTCTATCTTCTGCACAACAACAAGGAATTCCATATCGATTCCCGTCCCAGCGACGCCATTGCGATCGCGATCCGCATCAATGCGCCCGTGTTTGTGGAAGAAGAGGTGATCGCCAAGCAGGACTCGACGACGCTCGACACCTGGATGAAGAACCTCGGAGAGAGCGGCGGGACGGAGTACAACGCATAA